The Chryseobacterium aureum genome contains a region encoding:
- a CDS encoding DUF417 family protein → MVGTVQKSKNLLSGTGYYISLFGAALILLWIGIFKFTPTEAAAIKPLVENHFLTFFVYKIISVQAMSNLIGAIEIIIALLLIFSAKFAVLRKYAGIGMIVTFLVTLSYLFTTPGIWKIVDGVPVTDFFILKDLMLLGFGFMIVQNNK, encoded by the coding sequence ATGGTCGGAACAGTACAGAAATCTAAAAATCTATTATCCGGAACCGGATATTACATCTCCCTTTTCGGAGCAGCGCTTATTTTGCTGTGGATCGGTATCTTCAAATTTACCCCCACAGAAGCAGCAGCCATAAAACCTTTGGTGGAAAACCATTTCTTAACTTTTTTCGTATATAAAATTATAAGCGTCCAGGCAATGTCAAATCTTATCGGAGCGATAGAAATTATCATTGCATTACTCCTGATATTTAGTGCGAAATTTGCTGTACTGAGAAAGTATGCAGGGATAGGAATGATCGTAACTTTTCTGGTGACATTAAGCTATTTGTTTACAACACCGGGAATATGGAAAATAGTAGACGGAGTGCCTGTGACGGATTTCTTTATTTTAAAAGACCTTATGCTTTTAGGATTTGGATTCATGATCGTTCAAAATAATAAGTAA
- the alaS gene encoding alanine--tRNA ligase — translation MTSQQIRQKFLDYFKSKEHLIVPSAPIVLKDDPTLMFSNSGMTQFKDFFLGYKTPTAPRIADTQKCLRVSGKHNDLDDVGRDTYHHTMFEMLGNWSFGDYFKKEAIAFAWELLTEVYGIPKENLYVTIFEGDASENLDRDQDAYDFWKSHISEDRIINGNKKDNFWEMGESGPCGPCSEIHIDLRTPEEKAAVPGISLVNQDHPQVVEVWNLVFMEFNRKADKSLEKLPAQHVDTGMGFERLCMALQGKSSNYDTDVFTPLISKVEELSGKKYTGILENEKDIAIRVVVDHIRAVSFAIADGQLPSNGGAGYVIRRILRRGISYSYRFLEMKEPFLYKLVAVLQEQMGAFFPELEKQGKLVSEVIKSEEDSFLKTIENGLIRVEKLIQQTIADNQKVLPSEEVFELYDTYGFPDDLTRIIAEEKGLTIDEEGFKAEMEKQKLRSKADSAQKVYDWVNLESKPETFVGYDQTESETYITRYRKVENKDGEFYQVVLSSSPFYPEGGGQVGDKGVLENAVESFEVLETKKENGLIISLINGLPKDAGAVFYAKVNASERKNSQANHSVTHLLHEALRDVLGTHVEQKGSYVGPDYLRFDFSHFNKMTEEELALIEEKVNKKIKESIALQEFRNIPIQEALDKGAMALFGEKYGDSVRMIQFGSSKELCGGTHVKNTSEIGHFKITSEGSAAAGIRRIEAISGDKSEEYFSNLEKQITELSQLLKSKDVVRSIEKLIEENTSLKVEVDALKKEKAKGEIGEWKTAYEQKGNKQLLVKKTSLDAGSVKDIVFQLKREIPTSVTIILSDADGKPMITVGVSDDLAAEYQAGAIVKDLAKEIQGGGGGNPGFATAGGKNLEGLENAYQKALTL, via the coding sequence ATGACATCACAACAGATACGTCAAAAATTTTTAGATTATTTCAAAAGTAAGGAGCATTTAATCGTTCCTTCAGCTCCTATTGTGCTGAAAGACGACCCTACCCTTATGTTTTCCAACTCCGGAATGACGCAGTTCAAGGATTTCTTCCTTGGCTACAAAACCCCTACCGCCCCTAGAATTGCTGATACCCAGAAGTGTCTCAGAGTCTCAGGGAAACACAATGATCTGGATGATGTAGGTAGAGATACTTACCACCATACCATGTTTGAAATGTTAGGAAACTGGTCTTTCGGGGATTACTTCAAAAAAGAGGCTATTGCTTTTGCCTGGGAATTACTGACTGAAGTATACGGAATTCCAAAAGAAAATTTATACGTAACGATTTTTGAAGGGGATGCTTCAGAAAATCTGGACAGAGACCAGGATGCATATGACTTCTGGAAGTCTCATATTTCAGAAGACAGAATCATCAACGGAAATAAAAAAGATAACTTCTGGGAAATGGGGGAAAGCGGACCGTGCGGACCGTGTTCGGAAATTCATATTGACCTGAGAACTCCTGAAGAAAAAGCGGCAGTTCCTGGAATTTCTCTTGTGAATCAGGATCACCCTCAGGTAGTGGAAGTATGGAACCTGGTTTTCATGGAGTTCAACAGAAAGGCAGATAAATCTTTAGAGAAGCTTCCAGCTCAGCACGTAGATACGGGAATGGGCTTTGAACGTCTTTGTATGGCGCTTCAAGGGAAGTCTTCCAACTATGATACCGATGTTTTCACTCCGCTTATTTCGAAAGTTGAAGAACTTTCAGGTAAAAAATATACCGGAATTTTAGAAAACGAAAAAGATATTGCGATCCGTGTTGTGGTAGACCACATCAGAGCGGTTTCCTTTGCCATTGCAGACGGACAATTGCCATCCAACGGAGGAGCAGGTTATGTGATCAGAAGAATTTTAAGAAGAGGAATTTCCTATTCTTACCGATTCCTGGAAATGAAAGAACCTTTCCTTTACAAATTGGTTGCTGTGCTACAGGAACAAATGGGAGCTTTCTTCCCAGAACTTGAAAAACAGGGAAAACTGGTTTCTGAAGTCATCAAAAGTGAAGAAGATTCATTCTTAAAAACAATTGAAAACGGTCTGATCAGAGTAGAAAAGCTGATCCAGCAGACTATTGCAGATAATCAGAAAGTATTACCTAGCGAAGAAGTTTTTGAGTTGTATGATACGTATGGTTTCCCTGATGATTTAACAAGAATTATTGCTGAAGAAAAAGGGTTAACGATTGATGAAGAAGGTTTCAAAGCTGAAATGGAGAAACAGAAACTTCGTTCGAAAGCAGATTCTGCTCAGAAAGTTTATGACTGGGTAAATCTTGAATCAAAACCTGAAACATTTGTAGGATATGACCAGACTGAATCTGAAACGTATATTACAAGATACAGAAAGGTAGAAAATAAAGACGGAGAATTTTATCAGGTAGTATTAAGCAGCTCTCCTTTCTACCCTGAAGGAGGTGGACAGGTTGGTGACAAAGGTGTTCTTGAAAATGCTGTTGAAAGCTTCGAAGTGTTGGAAACTAAAAAAGAAAACGGATTGATTATTTCGTTGATCAATGGTCTTCCGAAAGATGCAGGAGCTGTTTTCTATGCTAAAGTAAATGCTTCAGAAAGAAAAAACTCCCAGGCTAACCACTCTGTAACTCACCTTCTGCATGAGGCTTTAAGAGATGTTTTAGGAACTCACGTAGAGCAGAAAGGTTCTTATGTAGGTCCGGATTATCTGCGTTTCGACTTCTCTCACTTTAACAAAATGACTGAGGAAGAACTGGCATTAATCGAAGAAAAAGTAAATAAAAAGATCAAAGAAAGTATTGCTTTACAGGAATTCAGAAATATTCCGATCCAGGAAGCTCTGGACAAAGGTGCGATGGCTTTGTTTGGTGAAAAATATGGTGACAGTGTGAGAATGATCCAGTTCGGAAGTTCAAAAGAACTTTGCGGAGGAACTCACGTAAAAAACACCAGCGAAATTGGTCATTTCAAGATCACTTCTGAAGGTTCTGCTGCTGCAGGAATCAGAAGAATTGAGGCTATTTCAGGAGACAAATCTGAGGAGTATTTCAGCAATCTGGAAAAGCAGATCACTGAACTTTCTCAACTACTCAAGTCTAAGGATGTGGTAAGATCTATCGAAAAGCTTATCGAAGAAAATACATCATTGAAGGTTGAAGTAGATGCTCTTAAAAAGGAAAAGGCAAAAGGAGAAATCGGAGAATGGAAGACGGCTTATGAGCAGAAAGGCAACAAGCAGCTTCTTGTAAAGAAAACCTCTCTGGATGCAGGTTCTGTGAAAGATATTGTATTCCAGCTGAAGAGAGAAATTCCAACTTCGGTAACGATTATTCTTTCTGATGCGGACGGAAAACCAATGATTACCGTTGGAGTTTCTGATGATCTTGCGGCAGAATATCAGGCCGGAGCTATCGTAAAAGATCTCGCTAAGGAAATCCAAGGCGGTGGTGGTGGAAATCCAGGCTTTGCAACAGCAGGTGGTAAAAACCTTGAAGGTTTAGAAAACGCTTACCAAAAAGCTTTGACTCTCTAA
- a CDS encoding ABC transporter permease, protein MIKLLKLEYYKNLNYKPFKVFTILYFAILIALLFIGLVDFDVFGGTINLKEQGIYNFPEIWNFTTWIVAILKIFLGLIIVFSISQEFSNRMFKQNTIDGLSRKEFITSKLLTISIFTIVSTVIVFGITIFLGYQYSNTKESAKVFAEIFFIGNYFVKLFTFFCFLMFLSVLLRKSVFVFLALFVFWIGEGILTAVEVFLKVKGMQGPQRNDVLQNDFFVSHLLPLESMSSLIPNPMMRLNMAKMMGAKYEFHYPTESLIACLVWCAIFIFGSYWILRKRDW, encoded by the coding sequence ATGATAAAATTATTAAAACTTGAATACTACAAAAACCTGAACTACAAGCCGTTTAAGGTTTTCACCATACTTTATTTTGCCATTCTTATTGCTTTACTTTTTATTGGATTGGTTGACTTTGATGTTTTTGGAGGAACCATTAATTTAAAAGAACAGGGCATTTATAATTTCCCGGAAATCTGGAATTTCACCACATGGATTGTTGCAATTCTGAAGATCTTCCTGGGGCTTATTATTGTTTTTTCTATTTCACAGGAATTCAGCAACCGGATGTTCAAGCAGAATACGATTGATGGACTGAGCAGAAAAGAATTCATCACTTCAAAATTACTCACGATAAGTATTTTCACTATTGTTTCAACCGTAATTGTATTTGGGATTACCATTTTTCTTGGCTATCAATATTCCAACACAAAAGAATCTGCCAAAGTTTTTGCAGAGATTTTCTTCATTGGAAACTATTTTGTTAAGCTGTTCACGTTCTTCTGTTTCCTCATGTTTCTTTCTGTTTTGCTGAGAAAATCTGTTTTTGTATTTCTTGCGCTTTTTGTTTTCTGGATTGGGGAAGGAATTTTAACGGCTGTTGAAGTATTTTTAAAAGTAAAAGGAATGCAGGGGCCTCAAAGAAATGATGTGCTTCAGAATGACTTTTTCGTCTCGCATCTGTTACCGCTGGAAAGCATGTCCAGCCTTATCCCTAATCCCATGATGAGATTAAATATGGCTAAAATGATGGGCGCAAAATATGAATTCCATTACCCTACAGAAAGCCTTATTGCCTGTTTGGTATGGTGCGCCATCTTTATTTTCGGATCCTATTGGATTCTGAGAAAAAGAGATTGGTAG
- a CDS encoding sigma-70 family RNA polymerase sigma factor, with protein MTKDEQLKSWIEQYSGPLLKRALYVLSNKEDAQDVVQEVFLAAYSAYDSFEGKSQALTWLMAILNRKVADFYRKKYKSEPNIRLDHFFDETGSWKNNDVLNDWNVSGEEDELLDSAEFNKTLEECIEELPAKWKILLKMYYIEEKKAPEVSQELEVSTTNLWKILQRSRMQLRECLEFNWFSKS; from the coding sequence ATGACAAAAGATGAACAGCTGAAAAGCTGGATAGAACAATATTCAGGGCCGCTTTTGAAACGGGCGCTGTATGTACTTTCGAATAAAGAAGATGCACAGGATGTTGTTCAGGAAGTTTTTCTTGCCGCTTATTCAGCTTATGATTCTTTTGAAGGGAAAAGTCAGGCGCTTACGTGGCTGATGGCTATTCTGAATAGAAAAGTCGCAGATTTTTACCGTAAAAAATATAAATCAGAACCCAATATCAGATTGGATCATTTTTTTGATGAAACCGGATCATGGAAAAATAATGATGTTTTAAATGACTGGAATGTATCCGGAGAAGAAGATGAGCTTTTGGACAGTGCAGAATTTAATAAAACATTGGAAGAATGTATTGAAGAACTGCCTGCCAAATGGAAGATTCTGCTTAAAATGTATTATATAGAAGAAAAAAAAGCACCGGAAGTAAGTCAGGAATTAGAGGTTTCTACGACTAACCTTTGGAAGATTTTGCAAAGAAGCCGCATGCAGCTCAGAGAATGCCTGGAGTTTAACTGGTTTTCAAAATCATAA
- a CDS encoding ABC transporter ATP-binding protein codes for MEKILSVKNLTKKFKRVVVNNISFDVEKGNVYGLLGPNGSGKSTTFGMLLSTINPTSGDWFWFGKKGTDPDTLKKIGAIIEQPNFYPYLSAETNLKIVAEIKNTPYSRIDEVLKTVNLYERRKDTFKTFSLGMKQRLAIASAMLNNPEVMILDEPTNGLDPEGIIQIREIISDIARQGITIIIASHLLDEIEKICSHVIVLKEGNSIYCGRVDEMTSNNGYFELKADNNTLLLNALNELQWFSSINQEGDIIKAQIRDDASISASAMNQKLAEKGIYLSHLTKKKMSLESQFLELVKSTH; via the coding sequence ATGGAAAAGATTTTATCAGTAAAAAATTTGACAAAGAAATTCAAAAGAGTGGTAGTCAACAATATTTCTTTTGATGTTGAAAAGGGAAATGTTTACGGCCTACTTGGCCCCAACGGAAGCGGGAAATCCACTACTTTCGGGATGCTGCTATCAACCATCAATCCTACGAGCGGAGACTGGTTCTGGTTTGGTAAAAAAGGAACTGATCCGGACACACTAAAAAAGATCGGAGCCATTATCGAACAGCCCAATTTTTATCCTTACTTAAGTGCAGAAACCAATCTTAAGATTGTTGCAGAAATTAAAAATACTCCCTATTCAAGAATTGATGAAGTTCTGAAAACGGTTAATCTGTACGAAAGAAGAAAAGATACCTTCAAAACCTTTTCCTTGGGGATGAAACAGCGTCTTGCCATTGCTTCTGCAATGCTGAACAATCCTGAAGTGATGATATTAGATGAACCAACTAACGGATTAGACCCTGAAGGAATTATTCAGATCAGAGAAATCATCAGCGATATTGCAAGGCAGGGAATCACGATTATCATTGCCAGCCATCTTCTGGATGAAATTGAAAAAATATGCAGCCATGTTATTGTTTTAAAGGAAGGAAATTCCATTTACTGCGGAAGAGTGGATGAAATGACTTCCAACAATGGATATTTTGAACTGAAAGCGGATAATAACACCTTACTGCTAAATGCTTTGAACGAACTGCAATGGTTCTCATCCATTAATCAGGAAGGAGATATAATCAAAGCACAGATCCGTGATGACGCATCTATTTCTGCTTCGGCAATGAATCAGAAACTGGCAGAGAAAGGGATTTATCTGTCCCATTTGACCAAGAAAAAAATGTCTCTTGAATCTCAATTCCTTGAACTTGTAAAAAGCACCCATTAA
- the msrB gene encoding peptide-methionine (R)-S-oxide reductase MsrB, whose protein sequence is MKNIFIVLGIILGIAVFAAGSGLFKKNKPNVAEIKKENEKIMDNKNVREIYFAGGCFWGTEHFFQQIRGVVGTEVGYANGNTQNPTYEEVVSHSTGFAETVKVQYDPEQVDLKLLIDLYFKTIDPTSKDQQGNDRGNQYRTGIYFTNKTDEALVKDEVQKLAKNYSKPLLVETIPLKNFYRAEDYHQDYLDKNPGGYCHIEPGLFELAKKANPLPKPTYQKQDKKVLKEKLTAEQYNVTQENGTERPFQNEYWNETREGIYVDITTGEPLFVSTDKFESGCGWPSFSKPITKGLIDEKMDRTHGMTRVEVRSKTGDAHLGHVFTDGPEDKGGLRYCINSASLKFIPKAEMESKGYGKYLPLLDKK, encoded by the coding sequence ATGAAAAATATATTCATTGTACTCGGAATCATTCTGGGTATAGCAGTATTTGCTGCGGGATCCGGGCTTTTTAAAAAGAATAAGCCTAATGTAGCGGAAATAAAAAAAGAAAATGAGAAAATTATGGACAACAAAAACGTTAGAGAGATTTATTTTGCAGGTGGATGTTTCTGGGGAACAGAACATTTTTTTCAACAAATTCGCGGGGTAGTAGGAACAGAGGTAGGCTATGCTAATGGGAATACTCAAAACCCTACTTATGAAGAAGTGGTAAGCCATTCCACCGGTTTTGCAGAAACCGTAAAAGTACAATATGATCCTGAACAGGTAGATCTGAAGCTGTTGATTGATCTGTATTTTAAAACCATCGATCCTACCAGTAAAGATCAGCAGGGAAATGACAGAGGAAACCAATACAGAACGGGAATCTATTTCACCAATAAAACCGACGAAGCGTTGGTAAAAGATGAGGTTCAGAAGCTGGCAAAAAATTATAGCAAACCATTATTAGTAGAAACCATTCCATTGAAAAACTTCTACAGAGCGGAAGATTATCATCAGGATTATCTGGATAAAAATCCTGGCGGATACTGCCATATTGAACCGGGACTTTTTGAATTAGCTAAAAAAGCCAACCCGCTTCCAAAACCAACTTATCAGAAACAGGATAAAAAAGTTTTAAAAGAAAAGCTGACCGCAGAGCAATATAATGTTACCCAGGAAAACGGTACAGAAAGACCTTTCCAGAATGAATACTGGAATGAAACCCGTGAAGGAATCTATGTGGATATCACAACAGGAGAGCCGTTGTTTGTCTCTACAGATAAATTTGAATCCGGATGTGGATGGCCAAGTTTCTCAAAACCTATTACGAAAGGATTAATTGATGAAAAAATGGACCGTACCCACGGGATGACAAGAGTGGAAGTAAGAAGTAAAACCGGTGATGCCCATTTAGGACATGTCTTTACAGACGGACCAGAGGATAAAGGTGGACTTCGTTACTGCATCAACAGTGCTTCGCTGAAATTTATTCCAAAAGCCGAAATGGAAAGCAAAGGATACGGAAAATATCTTCCGTTGTTAGATAAAAAGTAA